The Nitrosomonas communis genome has a segment encoding these proteins:
- the hemA gene encoding glutamyl-tRNA reductase, with protein MQLFAFGINHNTAPLDIREQVTFNENTMEHALHDLVGNHAVKEAAIVSTCNRTEIYCNTEKPDTAIHWLTHFHHLPERELEPYLYRLPREQAVKHAFRVASGLDSMVLGEPQILGQMKNAIKSAQNAGTLGLLLHKLFQHTFFVAKEVRTSTEIGACSVSMAAAAARLAERIFGDISEQNVLFIGAGEMIELCASHFIAKHPKRITVANRTAERAEALARRFNARAIPLSELPEQLALHDIVVTCTASPLPILGKGMLERAVKIRKHRPIFIVDLAVPRDVELEVAELDDVFLYYVDDLADIVKEGLDSRLSAVAQAETIIETNVIDFMRWLATRQLVPTIRALRDQAERFRRHELTRAQKLLAKGENPEKILESLSNGLTNKFLHFPSSMLNHAADDERDKLVELINRLYQLHYPQ; from the coding sequence ATGCAATTATTTGCCTTTGGTATCAATCACAATACAGCACCACTAGATATACGTGAGCAAGTTACGTTTAATGAAAATACAATGGAGCATGCTTTGCATGACCTGGTGGGAAACCATGCAGTTAAAGAAGCTGCCATTGTTTCGACATGTAACCGTACAGAAATTTACTGTAACACCGAGAAACCCGATACGGCGATACACTGGCTCACACATTTTCATCATTTGCCTGAACGTGAATTAGAGCCTTATCTTTATCGATTGCCTCGAGAGCAGGCAGTCAAGCATGCTTTTCGGGTGGCCAGCGGACTGGATTCCATGGTGCTGGGTGAACCGCAGATACTCGGCCAGATGAAGAATGCGATCAAGTCAGCACAGAATGCCGGTACGCTCGGATTATTGCTGCACAAGTTGTTCCAGCACACTTTTTTTGTGGCTAAGGAGGTACGCACATCTACTGAGATTGGGGCTTGTTCCGTATCCATGGCTGCTGCCGCTGCTCGCTTAGCAGAGCGGATCTTTGGTGATATCAGCGAACAGAATGTCCTATTTATTGGTGCAGGTGAAATGATTGAGCTTTGCGCTAGCCACTTTATTGCCAAGCACCCCAAGAGGATTACAGTTGCCAATCGCACTGCCGAACGGGCCGAAGCATTAGCGCGACGCTTCAATGCACGAGCCATCCCACTTAGCGAATTACCTGAACAACTGGCGTTGCACGATATTGTGGTTACCTGTACGGCCAGTCCCTTACCGATTCTGGGCAAGGGCATGTTGGAACGTGCCGTCAAGATCCGCAAGCATCGGCCCATTTTTATTGTCGATTTGGCAGTCCCGCGAGATGTCGAGCTGGAAGTCGCAGAGCTGGATGATGTATTTCTTTATTATGTGGATGATTTGGCCGATATCGTCAAAGAGGGACTGGACTCTCGTCTCAGCGCAGTTGCCCAGGCTGAGACCATCATTGAAACCAATGTGATTGATTTTATGCGTTGGCTGGCCACACGCCAACTCGTTCCGACCATCAGAGCACTGCGGGATCAGGCAGAGCGCTTTCGCAGGCATGAACTTACACGCGCGCAGAAGCTGCTGGCAAAAGGAGAAAATCCAGAAAAGATACTCGAATCGCTCAGTAATGGATTAACCAACAAATTCTTACACTTTCCTTCCAGTATGCTGAATCATGCCGCCGATGATGAGCGGGATAAGCTGGTCGAGCTAATCAATCGGTTATATCAATTACATTACCCACAATGA
- the creA gene encoding protein CreA — MIYLLNFSKQIKFFIFILVLLFAFPLMAEPIGSVSTRFKFLGANDKIVVEAFDDPDIAGATCYLSRAKTGGIKGTVGVAEDTADAAIACRQVGPIELPEDVRNGKQDGEEVFKKSTSLLFKTLQVVRFYDPKRNVLIYLTYSDRIIEGSPKNSISTIPIMPWR; from the coding sequence ATGATTTATCTCTTAAATTTTTCAAAGCAAATTAAGTTTTTTATATTTATTTTAGTCTTATTGTTTGCTTTTCCTTTAATGGCTGAACCAATTGGTAGTGTATCCACTCGATTTAAGTTTTTGGGAGCTAATGATAAAATTGTCGTTGAAGCGTTTGATGATCCCGATATTGCAGGAGCTACCTGTTATCTCAGTCGGGCTAAAACAGGGGGGATTAAGGGTACAGTGGGAGTGGCTGAGGATACCGCTGATGCAGCCATAGCTTGTCGACAGGTAGGTCCCATCGAACTACCCGAGGATGTGAGAAATGGAAAGCAAGATGGTGAGGAAGTATTTAAGAAAAGCACTTCGTTGCTGTTTAAGACCTTACAGGTGGTGCGTTTTTATGATCCTAAACGCAATGTGCTGATTTATCTTACCTATAGCGATAGAATTATTGAAGGATCACCTAAAAACAGTATCTCTACTATTCCCATTATGCCGTGGCGTTAA
- a CDS encoding ISAzo13 family transposase, giving the protein MVHKPTLEENFLRLLAEFTAGDPMREGVLWTNLSRCEISRRLAEMGTSASRYTVRKLLKKHGLGQRKTRKKKTLGAHPDRDAQFQNIARLKAAYMAKEEPVISIDSKKKELIGNFSREGYTYTQTPVDALDHDFPSAGEGKLIPHGIYDLARNEGHMNLNTSHDTSEFCCDSIAHWWKQQGCQHYPKARRLLLLCDGGGSNAANRHVFKEALQVLAKRLGLEIRVAHYPPYCSKYNPIEHRLFSHITRACQGVVFHSVAIAKQFMEKTKTCKGLKVTVDILTGIYVTGKKCAENFLENMRIIFDDYLPRWNYRAVPQTI; this is encoded by the coding sequence ATGGTTCACAAGCCTACCCTGGAAGAAAATTTCCTCAGGCTACTTGCGGAATTTACCGCCGGCGATCCGATGCGCGAAGGTGTCTTATGGACCAATCTATCACGTTGCGAGATTAGTCGCCGCCTGGCTGAAATGGGCACATCAGCAAGTCGGTATACGGTACGTAAATTATTAAAGAAACATGGTTTAGGACAGCGTAAAACGCGTAAGAAAAAAACGCTGGGAGCCCATCCTGATCGGGATGCCCAGTTTCAAAACATTGCCAGACTTAAGGCAGCGTATATGGCCAAGGAAGAGCCCGTGATCAGTATTGATTCCAAAAAGAAGGAATTGATTGGCAATTTCAGTCGAGAAGGTTACACCTATACACAGACGCCTGTAGATGCTTTGGATCATGATTTTCCCAGTGCCGGTGAAGGCAAATTGATTCCGCATGGCATCTATGATCTGGCGCGAAACGAAGGGCATATGAACCTAAATACCAGCCACGATACCAGTGAATTTTGTTGCGACAGTATTGCGCATTGGTGGAAACAGCAGGGTTGCCAGCACTATCCCAAGGCCCGGCGGTTGTTGCTTCTCTGTGATGGTGGCGGCAGTAACGCCGCCAATCGACATGTGTTCAAGGAAGCTTTGCAGGTGCTTGCCAAACGGCTGGGACTGGAAATTCGTGTTGCCCACTATCCGCCTTACTGCTCAAAGTACAACCCTATTGAACACCGGTTGTTTTCGCACATTACGCGTGCCTGCCAGGGTGTGGTGTTTCATTCGGTCGCCATTGCCAAACAATTTATGGAGAAGACTAAAACCTGCAAGGGTTTAAAAGTAACCGTGGATATATTGACCGGGATTTACGTTACAGGAAAAAAGTGTGCAGAGAATTTTCTTGAAAATATGAGGATCATCTTTGATGACTATCTTCCTCGCTGGAACTACCGGGCAGTCCCACAAACAATCTGA